A part of Vicia villosa cultivar HV-30 ecotype Madison, WI unplaced genomic scaffold, Vvil1.0 ctg.002142F_1_1, whole genome shotgun sequence genomic DNA contains:
- the LOC131638006 gene encoding uncharacterized protein LOC131638006, giving the protein MANNVTATKEATKRTFTCSFFSEDMTHLIQLSTLVTGHNLDEFRKTYGHILHMLTSQVDEWALYTLLQFYDYELRCFTFRDYQLAPTLEEYADILKIKVQRNWKPNGGTHGFHVKFLIKKANALAVEKKWKEFNALLAVMIYGLVLFPNISNFVDLTAVCLFMDQNPVPTLLADTYYTIHSRYGKKGSVGGCLPLLYEWFTSHLPKNGPFVMTKDSQKWPERIMRLTANDIV; this is encoded by the exons atggctaacaacgtgaccgctacCAAAGAGGCTACTAAGCGTACATTCACTTGCAGTTTCTTCAGTGAGGATATGACACATCTGATTCAGTTGAGCACTCTAGTTACTGGGCATAACTTGGATGAGTTCAGAAAGACATATGGCCATATCTTGCACATGTTGACTTCTCAGGTTGATGAATGGGCTCTATACACGCTCCTTCAGTTCTATGATTATGAGCTACGTTGTTTCACCTTTCGAGACTATCAACTGGCTCCTACCCTTGAAGAGTATGCTGACATTCTCAAGATTAAGGTTCAAC gtaactggaagcctaatggtggaaccCACGGATTCCATGTGAAATTTCTGATAAAGAAGGCCAACGCCCTTGCTgttgagaagaaatggaaagaattcaaCGCTCTCCTAGCCGttatgatctatggtttggtgttgttcccgaATATTTCGAATTTCGTCGATCTAACTGCTGTTTGTCTCTTCATGGATCAAAATCCTGTGCCCACTCTTTTAGCGGATACTTATTATACCATTCATTCCAGGTATGGGAAGAAAGGATCAGTTGGCGGTTGTTTACCGTTGCTATATGAGTGGTTCACTTCACACTTGCCTAAAAATGGGCCGTTCGTTATGACGAAAGACTCACAGAAATGGCCTGAAAGGATCATGAGGCTTACTGCAAACGACATTGTCTAG
- the LOC131638004 gene encoding uncharacterized protein LOC131638004, with amino-acid sequence MAAHAENEPLLMHFFQDSLTGAPLEWYMQLERANVRTWGELADAFLKQYHYNTAMAPIPGTIQGVVGPNNSNGNGKKPYSGFVKKKEGETSTASIDQGRAPVYSAVLPPYYPMPYVVPSPYVPTAYAAALPQPWVAPQQPFVPQQQLLPQLLANQLVQLRELGPPPDTLPPGYDVNAHCEFHSGAPGHTIEKCRALKLKVQDLIDDKIISFTPTGPNVQNNPMPPHAGATNAIEWCDEHILVTGVDGIKMPLAIVRERLVQQGVLHELHNFCLQCSSNPEECASLREEIQKLMDEGILRVERVVSDEDVATLEIPYYQADVSKAQGTPLIIHAPSTPLVIQAPRTPLVIQAPNTPLTIHSQAPSTSSPASSSLADSKDVPWSYNVVGRIFAAPPPPPKETNKDVNAQTKGKQVVIDPPEPRTAQDAEQLLRIIKKSDYKVIDQLDQTQAKISILSLLVHSEAHRDALRKILASAHVTQDITVPQFEEVVTNIAAGNCLGFCDDELPPEGRAHNKALHISIRRSVEREIDFPVKIGPHTFYIAFYVMDIRPSYTCLLGRPWIHAAGAVTSTLHQCLKFVVSDKVVVITGEEDMVINNLTTYRYVEVEREVHETPFQALEIVSVDRFPVVENKKEPGAPLSSLNDAKAFLEAGVPHGAWGKLIDVYEKQDKYGLGYQPSSSTQFNPTHGKKVIPPISQVFVSASTSSESQAY; translated from the exons atggccgctcatgcCGAGAACGAACCTTTGCTCATGCACTTCTTCCAGGACAGTCTCACTGGGGCCCCATTAGAGTGGTATATGCAGCTTGAGAGGGCTAATGTtcgtacttggggagaacttgccGATGCCTTTTTGAAGCAATATCACTATaacactgctatggctcctatCC CTGGCACCATTCAAGGTGTTGTTGGTCCTAACAACTCTAATGGCAATGGTAAAAAGCCATACTCtggatttgtgaagaagaaagaaggtgagaCTAGTACCGCCTCTATTGACCAAGGCCGAGCTCCTGTGTATTCGGCCGTTCTGCCTCcatattatccgatgccttatgttGTTCCTAGTCCATATGTTCCTACAGCATATGCTGCTGCGCTTCCACAACCATGGGTGGCTCCTCAACAGCCTTTCGTGCCACAACAACAG CTTCTTCCTCAATTGCTCGCTAATCAGTTGGTACAGCTTCGTGAACTTGGTCCTCCACCTGATACCCTTCCCCCAGGATACGATGTTAATGCtcattgtgaatttcattcaggggctccaggcCATACGATAGAAAAGTGTCGAGCATTGAAATTAAAAGTTCAGGATCTCATTGATGACAAGATTATTTCGTTCacccctactggtcctaatgtgcagaataatcctatgcctccccacGCAGGTGCGACCAACGCCATTGAATGGTGCGATGAACATATCTTGGTAACTGGTGTTGATGGGATTAAGATGCCGCTTGCAATTGTCAGAGAGCGTCTTGTGCAACAGGGGGTCTTGCATGAACTCCATAATttttgtttgcaatgttcttctaatccagAGGAATGTGCTAGTTTGAGGGAggagattcaaaagctgatggatgaaggtattcttagagtggaaagAGTTGTTTCTGATGAAGATGTAGCTACTCTAGAAATCCCTTACTATCAGGCTGATGTTTCAAAGGCTCAAGGTACCCCTTTGATTattcatgctccgagtactcctttggttATTCAGGCTCCAAGaactccgttggttattcaggcTCCGAATACTCCCCTGACCATCCATTCCCAGGCTCCTTCAACTTCATCTCCCGCTTCCTCTTCATTGGCTGATTCTAAGGacgttccttggagttataatgttgt TGGTCGAATCTTTGCTGCTCCGCCTCCCCCTCCCAAAGAGACCAACAAGGATGTTAATGCACAAACTAAAGGGAAACAGGTCGTTATTGATCCTCCTGAGCCTCGTACCGCACAAGACGCTGAACAGCTTTTGAGAATTATCAAGAAAAGTGACTACAAGGTGATTGATCAGCTTGACCAAACTCAAGCTAAGATTTCCATCTTGTCTCTTTTGGTGCACTcagaagctcatcgtgatgctctgaggAAGATCTtggcttccgctcacgttactcaagacattactgtgcctcagtttgaagaGGTTGTGACCaatattgctgctggtaattgtttgggtttttgtgaTGATGAACTCCCGCCTGAAGGTAGAGCACACAATAAAGCATTGCATATCTCCATAAG aaggtctgtAGAAAGGGAAATTGATTTTCCTGTTAAGATTGGTCCTCACAcattctatattgccttctatgtcatgGACATTCGTCCATCGTatacttgcctcttgggtcgtccttggattcatgctgctggagcCGTGACATCTACCCttcatcagtgtttgaaattcgTCGTGAGCGATAAGGtagttgtgatcactggtgaagaagaTATGGTAATCAATAACCTAACGACGTACCGTTACGTGGAGGTAGAAAGGGAAGTGCATGAGACACCTTTCCAAGCCTTGGAAATTGTGTCAGTCGATAGATTCCCTGTGGTCGAAAACAAGAAAGAACCTGGAGCGCCCCTCTCATCCTTAAATGATGCCAAGGCTTTTCTAGAAGCTGGTGTTCCCCATGGTGCTTGGGGCAAGTTGATCGATGTTTACGAGAAGCAAGACAAGTATGGTCTCGGGTACCAACCATCCTCTTCCACTCAATTCAATCCAACCCATGGAAAGAAGGTGATCCCCCCAATCTCTCAGGTGTTCGTCAGCGCCAGTACTAGTTCTgaaagtcag GCATATTGA